One stretch of Candidatus Omnitrophota bacterium DNA includes these proteins:
- a CDS encoding 2-oxoacid:acceptor oxidoreductase subunit alpha yields the protein MNEFSVLIGGKAGFGIDKASLIIASLLGQLGYRSYIYRDYPSLIRGGHTFSIIRASTEKVATYRDQIDALLALNQETVDLHKARLKGSGIIIYDSDSVNAGTVSGVKNAIGLPLTSIIKEEKAGEIMRNTCIIGAFAKSISIEWNTLDATFRKNFSKELDQNLKVARRAFDTSKEFTALKKLAKERLPLVTGNEAVALGLVRAGLKSYIAYPMTPSSPILHYLANLAEEFDLKVVHPESEISVIMMALGIVYCGHKVAVGTSGGGFCLMTEGLSFSGMAELPVVIVMGQRPGPSTGLPTYSCQTELQFVLSAGQGEFTRFVIAPGDAEEAYYASQLALQISWKYQIPSIVLTDKAMAEGTYSFDIGSCDEIKEEAAALWDGRPPYKRYSNTDSGVSPLAFPGKPGVVIKANSYEHDEAGISTEDPAVTVKMQDKRLRKEKYLAAELENYESVKVHGNKNSATALLCWGSNKGVCVEIANMLNLKVIQPVIMSPFPAGRFRKALEGVNKVIAVENNAMGQLTKVINTYGFNVNASILKYDGRDFSLEELEDRVRKVIG from the coding sequence ATGAACGAGTTTTCAGTTCTTATAGGCGGCAAGGCTGGCTTTGGTATAGACAAAGCCAGCCTTATTATTGCCAGCCTTCTGGGCCAGCTGGGATACAGGAGCTATATATATCGCGATTATCCCTCGCTGATCCGCGGCGGGCACACTTTCTCTATCATCAGGGCATCGACAGAAAAGGTGGCTACGTACAGAGATCAGATAGACGCGCTTCTGGCTTTAAATCAGGAGACGGTCGACCTTCATAAAGCGAGACTGAAAGGAAGCGGCATTATCATCTATGATTCCGATTCTGTGAATGCCGGAACGGTTTCCGGCGTCAAGAACGCGATAGGCTTGCCGCTGACAAGCATTATCAAAGAAGAGAAGGCCGGAGAAATAATGCGCAACACCTGTATTATAGGCGCCTTCGCGAAGTCCATATCCATCGAGTGGAATACCCTTGACGCTACGTTCAGAAAGAACTTTTCGAAAGAACTGGACCAGAATTTGAAAGTGGCCAGGAGGGCCTTCGATACCTCGAAAGAATTTACTGCATTGAAGAAATTAGCAAAGGAGAGATTGCCGTTAGTCACCGGTAATGAGGCGGTTGCCCTCGGGCTTGTGAGAGCAGGGCTTAAGAGCTATATCGCATATCCGATGACGCCGTCTTCGCCTATACTGCACTATCTCGCGAACCTGGCGGAAGAGTTCGATCTGAAAGTCGTTCACCCTGAGAGCGAGATATCCGTTATAATGATGGCGCTCGGGATTGTCTATTGCGGCCATAAGGTCGCTGTAGGGACATCCGGCGGCGGTTTTTGTCTGATGACAGAGGGGCTCAGTTTCTCAGGAATGGCGGAGCTGCCTGTAGTGATAGTAATGGGGCAGAGGCCGGGACCGTCGACAGGGCTGCCCACCTATAGCTGTCAGACCGAACTTCAGTTTGTCTTAAGCGCCGGGCAGGGTGAATTTACGCGTTTTGTGATAGCACCCGGTGACGCCGAGGAAGCTTATTATGCTTCACAGCTGGCTCTGCAGATATCATGGAAATATCAGATCCCGTCTATAGTGCTTACCGATAAAGCGATGGCCGAAGGGACTTATAGTTTTGATATAGGTTCGTGCGATGAGATAAAAGAAGAGGCCGCGGCATTATGGGACGGCCGGCCGCCATACAAGCGTTACTCTAATACCGATAGCGGCGTATCGCCTCTGGCGTTTCCCGGTAAGCCCGGCGTGGTGATTAAGGCCAATAGTTATGAACATGACGAGGCCGGTATCTCTACGGAAGATCCGGCCGTTACGGTTAAGATGCAGGATAAGAGGCTTCGCAAAGAGAAATATCTGGCAGCGGAGCTGGAGAATTATGAGTCTGTGAAGGTCCACGGCAATAAGAATTCCGCTACGGCGCTATTATGCTGGGGATCTAACAAGGGTGTCTGCGTCGAGATCGCGAATATGCTGAATTTGAAAGTCATACAACCTGTTATTATGTCGCCTTTTCCGGCAGGGCGGTTCCGCAAGGCGCTCGAAGGCGTAAACAAAGTTATAGCGGTGGAAAATAACGCTATGGGACAGCTCACAAAAGTTATTAATACCTATGGGTTCAATGTCAATGCATCCATATTGAAATATGACGGCAGGGATTTCAGCCTCGAAGAACTGGAAGACAGGGTGAGGAAGGTGATAGGGTGA
- a CDS encoding 4Fe-4S dicluster domain-containing protein has translation MAKRKIIKIDEAKCNGCGKCILNCHEGAIQIIDKKARLIGDLFCDGLGACIGHCPQGAITIEEREAAPYDEKKAMANIVKHGFSGCPGSRVIDMNKAAELKTWPVQIMLVPVNAPYFNGADLLIAADCVPFAYADFHQDILKGKVLLVGCPKLDDLAVYKEKISAIVNNNDVKSITYAHMEVPCCYGLINVIKEAIEKSKKAIPFKDITITIRGEKRE, from the coding sequence ATGGCAAAGAGGAAGATAATAAAGATAGATGAGGCTAAATGCAATGGCTGCGGGAAGTGCATACTGAATTGCCATGAAGGGGCGATACAGATCATAGATAAGAAGGCGCGCCTTATCGGCGACTTATTCTGCGATGGGCTTGGCGCCTGCATCGGCCATTGTCCACAGGGCGCTATTACTATAGAGGAAAGAGAGGCCGCGCCGTATGATGAGAAGAAGGCTATGGCAAATATTGTTAAGCACGGGTTTTCCGGATGTCCCGGATCGAGAGTTATCGATATGAATAAGGCGGCTGAACTCAAGACGTGGCCCGTCCAGATCATGCTTGTTCCGGTCAATGCGCCGTATTTTAACGGGGCAGACCTGTTGATAGCCGCGGACTGCGTGCCGTTCGCATACGCCGATTTCCACCAGGATATATTAAAAGGCAAGGTGCTTCTCGTGGGGTGCCCGAAGCTGGATGACCTTGCGGTATATAAGGAGAAAATCTCCGCTATAGTAAATAATAACGATGTTAAGTCCATAACATATGCCCACATGGAAGTACCTTGTTGTTACGGTCTCATCAATGTAATAAAAGAAGCGATCGAGAAATCGAAGAAGGCAATTCCTTTTAAGGATATAACCATTACGATAAGAGGCGAGAAGAGAGAATGA
- a CDS encoding rubredoxin, which translates to MDPNVLHNLSYGMYIVSSSKGDLLNAQIVNTVFQITSDPVTIGISVNNKNLTHEYIESSRRFALSILDEKTPLSFIGKFGFKSGRTVDKFKGTNFIKLTSGCPVVLDNALCYIEAKVIKELDCFTHTLFIGEMTDSKMLKTGRPMTYDYYHQEKRGTTPSSAPTFIKEEMVGIKREVTMQKYRCTVCNYIYDPAIGDPDSGVQPGTAFEKLPDNWVCPVCGADKSEFVKEG; encoded by the coding sequence ATGGATCCTAACGTTCTGCATAATTTAAGTTACGGGATGTATATAGTTTCGTCCAGTAAAGGGGACCTGTTGAACGCCCAGATAGTGAATACCGTATTTCAGATAACGAGCGACCCCGTGACGATAGGGATAAGCGTTAATAATAAAAATCTTACACATGAGTATATCGAGTCGAGCAGGCGTTTTGCGTTATCGATCCTGGATGAGAAGACGCCGCTGTCATTCATAGGTAAGTTCGGATTCAAGTCCGGCAGGACCGTGGATAAATTTAAAGGCACCAATTTTATTAAACTTACCTCAGGGTGCCCTGTGGTATTGGACAATGCCCTATGCTACATAGAGGCTAAAGTTATTAAGGAGCTGGACTGTTTTACGCATACCCTGTTTATAGGCGAGATGACGGACTCGAAGATGTTAAAGACAGGCAGGCCGATGACGTATGATTACTACCACCAGGAGAAACGCGGAACGACGCCATCGTCCGCGCCGACTTTTATAAAAGAAGAGATGGTTGGAATAAAAAGGGAGGTTACCATGCAGAAGTACAGATGTACCGTGTGTAATTACATATATGATCCGGCTATAGGTGATCCCGACAGCGGCGTGCAGCCCGGGACCGCATTCGAGAAATTGCCGGACAATTGGGTCTGCCCTGTATGCGGCGCGGATAAATCAGAGTTTGTGAAGGAGGGTTAA
- the tpx gene encoding thiol peroxidase — MARTVMFQGNALTLVGRIAKVGMRASDFKVVSQEMRDVSLSDFKGRIKVISSFPSLDTPVCDLQVKEFNKRASAFSQDVVVIGISKDLPFAQKRFCSEHNINNEPVLSDYKTSSFGINYGMLIKELNLLARSVRIIDKNDIVRYIQLAPEITKPLNYDDAVTALDEVMKNPASAVKEELPSKCKPCEGIAAPIPKAEIEKLAARNPSWEVIEGKKIVKEFKFKDFPEAKYFLDTISVIAEEQGHHPTLTLMYNKLKITLTTRAAGGLTENDFIMAGIIDGML, encoded by the coding sequence ATGGCACGAACCGTGATGTTCCAGGGTAACGCGCTCACTCTTGTGGGCAGGATAGCGAAGGTCGGAATGCGGGCCTCTGATTTCAAAGTCGTTTCACAGGAGATGAGAGATGTTAGCCTGTCCGATTTTAAGGGCAGGATAAAGGTGATATCCTCATTTCCTTCGCTCGATACTCCTGTCTGCGATCTGCAGGTGAAGGAATTCAACAAGAGGGCTTCGGCGTTTTCTCAGGATGTAGTCGTTATAGGCATATCTAAGGACCTGCCTTTCGCGCAGAAGAGGTTCTGCAGCGAACATAATATAAATAACGAGCCGGTCCTATCCGATTACAAGACGTCCTCCTTCGGTATAAATTATGGGATGCTTATAAAAGAGCTGAATCTGCTGGCGCGTTCTGTGAGAATTATAGATAAGAACGACATCGTCCGCTATATCCAGTTAGCACCCGAGATCACCAAGCCTTTAAATTATGATGACGCTGTCACGGCGCTTGATGAGGTCATGAAGAACCCGGCATCTGCCGTAAAGGAGGAACTGCCGTCTAAGTGTAAGCCGTGCGAGGGCATAGCGGCGCCTATTCCGAAAGCTGAAATCGAGAAGCTGGCTGCCCGGAACCCTTCCTGGGAGGTAATAGAAGGTAAGAAGATAGTGAAAGAATTCAAATTCAAAGATTTCCCGGAAGCTAAATATTTTCTTGATACCATTTCAGTGATTGCGGAAGAACAGGGCCACCATCCTACGCTTACTTTGATGTATAATAAGCTTAAAATTACGCTCACGACTCGAGCCGCGGGAGGACTCACAGAAAATGATTTTATAATGGCCGGTATTATAGACGGCATGCTTTGA
- a CDS encoding class II SORL domain-containing protein — MAELKDLLQSADWKKEKHVPVIDAPDSAKKGDVVKISVTVGKEIAHPNTTEHHIRWIEVYFMSDGEKFPCQIGRFDFTAHGESAQGPNTSTIFTSPDVALSFKTEKSGVIMASSYCNIHGLWASSKRLEIK; from the coding sequence ATGGCAGAGCTTAAAGACTTGTTGCAGAGCGCTGACTGGAAGAAGGAGAAGCACGTTCCGGTTATAGATGCCCCGGACAGCGCGAAGAAGGGTGACGTGGTGAAGATATCGGTGACCGTGGGCAAAGAGATCGCCCACCCGAATACGACCGAGCACCATATAAGATGGATCGAGGTCTATTTTATGTCAGACGGCGAGAAGTTTCCGTGCCAGATAGGACGCTTCGACTTCACGGCCCATGGTGAATCGGCTCAAGGTCCCAACACGAGCACGATATTTACGAGCCCGGATGTTGCCCTTAGTTTTAAGACCGAGAAGAGTGGGGTCATAATGGCTTCGTCTTATTGCAATATACACGGCCTCTGGGCGAGCTCAAAGAGACTGGAAATTAAATAG
- the hcp gene encoding hydroxylamine reductase — protein sequence MFCYQCEQTAGGTGCTKMGVCGKNEDVQSLQDILLYGLKGIAAYAYHARELGAKNDEVDAFMHEALFKTVTNVSFDLGQHLDMVLKCGMMNLRVMELLDRAHTQKFGNPVPTEVETGTRKGPGILVTGHDLLDLYELLKQTEGTGVDVYTHSEMLPAHAYPVLKKFKHLVGNYGGAWQEQKKEFKEFSGVLLATTNCVLIPPDNTYLDRLFTIGITGIPGAKHLKTRDFSEVIRKAKSLPPLPEASGKKIMTGFHHTAILGMADKIVAAVKAGKIKRFFLIGGCDGSKPGRNYYTEFAEKVPKDCVILTLACGKYRFNKLDFGSIDGIPRLIDVGQCNNAYSAIQVALALSKAFNCGVNDLPLSMVLSWFEQKAVAILLTLLALNVKGIRVGPTPPAFITPNVFKVLQDKFDLKLITTAEKDLDDILKRSADIII from the coding sequence ATGTTTTGTTACCAGTGCGAACAGACAGCGGGAGGAACAGGCTGCACAAAAATGGGAGTATGCGGAAAGAATGAAGATGTTCAGAGCCTGCAGGATATATTGTTGTACGGCCTTAAAGGCATAGCGGCTTACGCTTATCATGCCAGAGAGCTTGGAGCAAAGAATGACGAGGTCGACGCGTTCATGCATGAGGCGCTCTTCAAGACCGTTACGAATGTGAGTTTCGACCTTGGCCAGCATCTCGATATGGTGCTTAAGTGCGGAATGATGAATCTGAGAGTGATGGAGCTCCTGGACAGGGCCCACACGCAGAAGTTCGGAAATCCCGTTCCGACAGAGGTCGAGACCGGAACCAGAAAAGGGCCGGGCATACTCGTCACAGGCCACGATCTCCTGGATTTATATGAGCTTTTAAAACAGACTGAAGGAACTGGCGTTGATGTATACACTCATTCCGAGATGCTTCCAGCCCACGCATATCCGGTGCTTAAAAAATTCAAACACCTTGTAGGAAATTATGGCGGAGCATGGCAGGAGCAGAAGAAGGAGTTTAAAGAGTTCTCCGGGGTGCTCCTGGCCACTACGAATTGCGTCCTTATCCCGCCGGATAACACATATCTTGACAGACTTTTCACTATAGGCATTACGGGAATTCCCGGAGCGAAACATCTGAAGACGAGGGACTTCTCGGAGGTCATCCGGAAAGCAAAGTCGCTTCCACCTTTACCGGAAGCGTCGGGTAAGAAGATCATGACAGGGTTCCATCATACCGCCATACTTGGCATGGCGGACAAGATAGTCGCGGCTGTCAAAGCGGGGAAGATAAAGCGTTTCTTCCTCATAGGCGGATGCGACGGCTCAAAGCCCGGGCGCAACTATTATACGGAGTTTGCCGAGAAGGTGCCCAAGGATTGTGTGATACTGACGCTCGCGTGCGGCAAATACAGGTTTAACAAGCTGGACTTCGGGAGCATCGACGGTATTCCGCGCCTGATCGATGTAGGCCAGTGCAACAATGCTTATTCGGCGATACAGGTTGCGCTCGCGCTTTCAAAAGCGTTTAACTGCGGCGTGAACGACCTGCCGCTATCGATGGTGCTGTCATGGTTCGAGCAGAAAGCGGTTGCGATACTTCTGACGCTATTGGCGTTGAACGTTAAGGGCATACGCGTTGGCCCTACGCCTCCGGCATTCATTACGCCAAATGTCTTTAAGGTGCTTCAGGATAAGTTCGATCTTAAATTGATAACCACCGCCGAAAAGGACCTGGACGATATATTGAAAAGAAGCGCTGATATAATAATCTGA
- a CDS encoding Rrf2 family transcriptional regulator translates to MKLLTRNADYAVRAICCMASKPGRAVTVTELTDELKMPRPFLRKILQRLNKVGMVRSARGKDGGFRLAKDPYKITLADFIETFQGPFRINECVFKKKVCPNTKICSLKRKIDEIEDYVEAKLRSVSIGSILNKEA, encoded by the coding sequence ATGAAACTTTTAACAAGAAATGCCGACTATGCTGTGCGCGCGATATGCTGTATGGCATCGAAGCCCGGAAGAGCGGTTACCGTTACGGAATTAACAGACGAACTGAAGATGCCCCGGCCGTTCTTAAGGAAGATACTGCAGAGATTAAATAAAGTAGGAATGGTTAGGTCGGCCAGGGGCAAGGATGGCGGTTTCAGGCTTGCGAAGGATCCTTATAAGATAACCCTCGCTGATTTTATAGAGACGTTTCAGGGGCCGTTCCGCATTAACGAGTGTGTATTTAAGAAGAAGGTGTGCCCAAATACAAAGATATGCTCTCTAAAGCGCAAGATAGACGAAATTGAAGATTATGTTGAAGCTAAATTAAGGTCGGTATCGATAGGCTCCATCTTAAATAAGGAAGCGTAG
- a CDS encoding FAD-dependent oxidoreductase, translating into MVYDLIVIGAGPAGITAAVYAARKKLNFLVVTGDIGGQTAWSGDIENYTGYQFITGPELAAKFEEHMRTYGISVREGEEVREIARREDSIYVRTDKAEYFAKTAIIASGKASKELGVPGEKEFKNRGLTYCATCDGPLFSGKQVAIIGGGNSALDAGMQLIKIAKKVYMINNTPQLGGDAVMREKIEASPVVQILNGAEVLAIVGGKMVSGIRVKKDLKEELIPVEGVFVEIGLTPNSKFVKGVDKNERGEIKINSRNETNVAGVFAAGDVTDVPEKQIVIAAGEGSKAALSAFKYISRNR; encoded by the coding sequence ATGGTCTACGACCTTATCGTGATAGGCGCGGGTCCTGCGGGCATAACCGCCGCTGTATATGCCGCGCGCAAAAAGCTGAATTTTCTGGTAGTAACCGGGGATATAGGCGGCCAGACCGCCTGGTCGGGCGACATAGAAAATTATACAGGTTATCAGTTTATCACGGGCCCGGAACTTGCCGCTAAGTTTGAAGAGCATATGCGCACATATGGCATATCGGTCAGGGAAGGCGAGGAAGTACGCGAGATCGCCAGGCGCGAGGACTCTATTTATGTCAGGACCGATAAGGCCGAGTATTTTGCTAAAACAGCTATAATAGCTTCCGGCAAGGCTTCAAAAGAGCTCGGTGTTCCGGGGGAGAAAGAATTTAAGAACAGAGGGCTGACATATTGCGCTACCTGCGACGGCCCGCTATTTTCAGGTAAGCAGGTGGCGATAATAGGCGGAGGCAATTCGGCGCTGGACGCCGGCATGCAGCTTATCAAGATAGCTAAAAAGGTCTATATGATCAATAATACCCCTCAACTTGGCGGAGATGCCGTGATGCGCGAGAAGATCGAGGCGAGTCCTGTAGTTCAAATCCTGAATGGCGCCGAGGTCCTTGCGATCGTCGGAGGCAAGATGGTGTCGGGCATAAGGGTGAAGAAGGATCTTAAGGAAGAACTGATACCGGTAGAGGGTGTATTCGTCGAGATAGGGCTCACCCCGAACTCAAAATTCGTTAAAGGCGTAGATAAGAACGAACGCGGCGAGATAAAGATAAATTCCAGAAATGAGACGAATGTCGCCGGCGTCTTTGCCGCGGGCGACGTTACGGATGTTCCCGAAAAACAGATCGTCATAGCGGCCGGCGAAGGATCGAAGGCCGCGCTCTCCGCATTCAAATATATAAGCCGCAATAGATGA
- a CDS encoding ferredoxin — protein sequence MKVKIDADTCIGCGLCVSTCPEVYKMEDDKAVVYVSVIPKDVEDTCKKAADDCPVTAILVS from the coding sequence ATGAAAGTAAAGATAGACGCTGATACCTGCATAGGTTGCGGCCTTTGCGTCAGCACATGCCCGGAAGTTTATAAGATGGAAGATGATAAGGCGGTAGTATACGTATCTGTTATCCCGAAGGATGTCGAAGATACCTGTAAAAAAGCTGCCGATGATTGCCCCGTAACGGCAATATTGGTGTCATAA
- a CDS encoding glutathione S-transferase N-terminal domain-containing protein: MAKKVTVYSTPTCPFCIRAKQYLKDNNIQFTEYDVGSDPAKAQEMIDKSAQMGVPVIEIDGKIVIGFDKEKINEALSL; encoded by the coding sequence ATGGCAAAAAAAGTGACAGTTTACTCGACGCCTACATGTCCGTTCTGCATAAGAGCGAAGCAGTACCTGAAAGATAATAATATCCAGTTTACCGAATATGATGTCGGCTCGGATCCGGCTAAGGCGCAGGAGATGATAGATAAGTCGGCCCAGATGGGAGTTCCGGTGATCGAGATCGATGGTAAGATCGTTATCGGGTTCGACAAAGAAAAGATAAATGAGGCATTAAGTCTATAA
- a CDS encoding ferritin-like domain-containing protein, which produces MGKRAREITGLDVKDLIKDLDKAYCDEWLAYYAWWYMGQAVDGKGYEDMQEFLLDIAKDELEHATELAERIIELGGLPTNIPTLLVKGSNGGYPGVMKSLSDYDEIIKIVTKAEAGAIDVYNKLAKKTFGKDHDTYQLAVHILGEEIGHEEKFENLIGSK; this is translated from the coding sequence ATGGGTAAGAGAGCCAGAGAGATAACGGGATTGGATGTGAAAGATCTGATAAAGGATCTCGATAAAGCGTATTGCGACGAATGGCTTGCGTATTACGCATGGTGGTACATGGGCCAGGCTGTCGATGGCAAGGGATATGAGGATATGCAGGAGTTCCTGCTGGATATCGCTAAAGACGAGCTCGAGCATGCGACGGAGCTGGCGGAGAGAATAATAGAGCTCGGCGGGCTTCCGACTAATATCCCAACGCTCCTTGTAAAGGGGTCGAACGGCGGTTATCCCGGGGTCATGAAGAGCCTGAGCGATTACGATGAGATCATAAAGATCGTGACCAAAGCCGAGGCGGGCGCGATAGATGTGTATAATAAGCTTGCCAAGAAGACTTTCGGCAAAGATCATGATACATATCAGCTTGCTGTGCATATCCTAGGCGAGGAAATTGGACATGAAGAAAAATTCGAGAACCTCATAGGTAGTAAGTAA
- a CDS encoding HAD-IA family hydrolase produces MASFDTILFDVDGTLVDATSDIANAMNHALRMLKLPELPKETIVSYIGAGVKYLIRNSIGTDDDAIIEKGTKLYVDHYLAHAADETVLYPHVTDILEYLKGKRKFIFTNRYASFADVALRALGVRNYFEAIIGGDDENCIKPSACSVDRIVKKFGIDKSKSLIVGDMDIDVMTGKNSGIKTCWVTYGLGKIEEVGPLRPEYIIDDLIELKDIVK; encoded by the coding sequence GTGGCATCGTTCGATACCATATTATTCGATGTCGACGGCACCCTCGTTGACGCGACGTCCGACATTGCCAATGCGATGAACCATGCTCTGCGCATGCTGAAGCTGCCAGAACTACCTAAAGAAACTATAGTGTCATACATAGGTGCCGGCGTTAAGTATCTGATAAGGAATAGCATTGGCACCGACGATGATGCGATCATCGAAAAAGGCACGAAACTTTACGTCGACCACTATCTTGCCCATGCGGCTGACGAAACCGTCCTTTATCCGCATGTGACGGATATTCTGGAATATCTAAAGGGCAAGAGAAAATTTATATTTACCAATAGATATGCGTCGTTCGCCGATGTGGCGCTTCGAGCCCTGGGCGTGCGTAATTATTTCGAGGCGATAATAGGCGGGGACGATGAGAACTGCATTAAACCTTCAGCCTGTTCAGTGGACAGGATAGTGAAAAAGTTCGGTATCGATAAGAGCAAGTCTTTGATAGTGGGCGATATGGATATCGACGTAATGACCGGAAAGAATTCCGGCATAAAGACATGCTGGGTTACGTACGGGCTGGGCAAGATAGAAGAGGTAGGCCCTCTGAGGCCGGAATATATAATAGATGATCTGATAGAGCTGAAAGATATAGTAAAATGA
- a CDS encoding thiamine pyrophosphate-dependent enzyme: MILNTNAKNTWCIGCGNFAILNAIKAVINELVAEGLPVENIVLVSGIGCHAKIVDYIDVNSFYSLHGRVIPPATGIKIANPHLKVIGHSGDGDAYGEGIEHLIFAAKRNIDITVIVHNNRVYGLTTGQYTPTSPEGYKGRSTPYGTKEMPMNPLEIMLASGATFIGRGTSGAMESLKKIIKEAIAHKGFSIVDVLQTCVTYYNMYDYYDKRVYELKDHDPYNYDQAIGKIREWDYNKDAKIPIGVFYKRESPVFEESFKPSGAEGRDRSNGIKKILAESV; this comes from the coding sequence GTGATACTAAACACTAACGCGAAGAACACCTGGTGCATCGGCTGCGGAAATTTCGCTATCTTAAACGCGATCAAGGCCGTTATAAATGAGCTTGTGGCGGAAGGATTGCCTGTCGAGAATATCGTGCTGGTATCCGGTATCGGATGTCATGCGAAGATAGTTGATTACATTGATGTAAATAGTTTCTATTCTCTCCATGGCCGCGTTATCCCTCCGGCGACCGGCATCAAGATCGCAAATCCTCATCTCAAAGTGATAGGCCACTCAGGTGACGGAGACGCTTACGGGGAAGGCATCGAACACCTTATATTCGCCGCCAAGCGCAATATAGATATCACGGTTATCGTGCATAATAACAGGGTATACGGACTGACGACGGGACAATACACGCCGACTTCGCCTGAAGGATACAAGGGGCGATCGACGCCTTACGGCACGAAAGAGATGCCGATGAATCCTCTCGAGATAATGCTGGCCTCCGGTGCGACATTCATCGGCCGGGGCACATCGGGCGCGATGGAATCACTCAAGAAGATCATCAAGGAAGCGATAGCTCATAAAGGTTTCTCGATAGTCGACGTCCTCCAGACCTGCGTCACATATTACAATATGTACGATTACTACGATAAGAGAGTTTACGAATTAAAGGACCACGACCCGTATAATTACGATCAGGCGATAGGTAAGATAAGGGAATGGGACTATAATAAAGACGCCAAGATCCCGATCGGCGTATTTTATAAGAGGGAATCGCCGGTATTCGAAGAGAGCTTTAAGCCTTCCGGCGCCGAGGGCCGCGACAGAAGCAATGGTATAAAAAAGATATTGGCGGAATCCGTCTAA
- a CDS encoding flavodoxin domain-containing protein, with amino-acid sequence MVPVEIKKGIYWVGVIDWNMRSFHGHTFATKRGTTYNAYLIVDEKIALIDTVYGPFANELIEKIRAIVPPEKIDYVIANHVETDHSGALPALMKLCPKTKVYGTQKCKEGLYKNYYGNWDFQVVKTGDTLKLGKRTLTFIEAPMIHWPDSMFTYCREEELLMPNDAFGQHLATSERFDDEVDQCVLMDEAAKYYANILIPFGAIISRKIDEILKMNVPVNMIAPSHGIIWRKDPGKIVKSYVSWAGNETKKKAVIVYETMWGSTGKMAVRIAEGLRDTGVEVKLYDIAQSDRTEVVKELLDAKGYIIGSSTHDNDMLPSIAAFMSFLKGLKPKNRVAAAFGSYGWGSGAVASIEKELKEAGIEIAQAPIAFKYVPDDNENKKCYEFGVEFAKKCG; translated from the coding sequence ATGGTGCCGGTCGAAATAAAGAAAGGCATCTACTGGGTCGGCGTGATCGACTGGAATATGAGAAGTTTCCATGGACATACTTTCGCGACGAAACGCGGCACCACCTATAATGCCTATTTGATCGTCGATGAAAAGATAGCCCTGATCGATACTGTATACGGGCCATTTGCGAACGAATTAATAGAGAAGATACGGGCCATAGTGCCGCCTGAGAAGATCGACTATGTGATCGCGAACCACGTCGAGACGGACCATTCCGGAGCGTTACCTGCGCTTATGAAGTTATGCCCGAAGACTAAGGTATATGGCACTCAGAAGTGCAAAGAGGGCCTCTATAAGAACTATTATGGCAATTGGGACTTTCAGGTTGTGAAGACGGGCGATACATTGAAACTCGGAAAGCGCACCCTTACATTTATCGAGGCCCCGATGATCCATTGGCCGGACTCGATGTTCACCTATTGCCGCGAAGAAGAGCTTTTGATGCCGAATGACGCGTTCGGCCAGCATCTGGCGACGAGCGAGCGATTCGATGATGAGGTGGACCAGTGCGTGCTGATGGATGAAGCTGCCAAATATTACGCGAATATACTTATCCCGTTCGGAGCTATAATTTCGCGCAAGATCGATGAGATATTGAAGATGAATGTGCCGGTCAATATGATCGCCCCGAGCCACGGTATAATCTGGCGCAAGGATCCGGGGAAGATAGTCAAATCGTATGTTTCATGGGCGGGCAATGAGACGAAGAAGAAGGCTGTGATCGTATACGAAACTATGTGGGGATCGACCGGGAAGATGGCCGTTCGTATTGCGGAGGGGTTGAGGGACACAGGGGTAGAAGTGAAGTTGTATGATATAGCGCAGTCAGACCGGACAGAGGTGGTAAAGGAGCTCCTGGACGCGAAAGGATATATCATCGGCTCATCGACGCATGATAATGACATGCTGCCGTCGATAGCCGCATTTATGTCATTTCTTAAAGGCCTAAAGCCTAAGAATAGAGTCGCTGCCGCGTTCGGTTCTTACGGATGGGGTTCCGGTGCTGTCGCCTCGATAGAAAAAGAGCTTAAAGAAGCCGGTATAGAGATAGCTCAAGCGCCAATAGCTTTTAAGTACGTGCCGGACGACAACGAAAATAAGAAGTGTTACGAATTCGGCGTAGAATTCGCTAAAAAGTGCGGTTAA